The Hymenobacter sp. DG25A nucleotide sequence TACTTTCTGCTCCTCCACCTCGGCCGTGAGGGCCTGGATATACTCCTTGGCCAACAGGCCAAAGGCTTCTACCTGATGCAGCAGGTCATCATTGTCAGGCGTTGGAATGCCGTGGTGCTCCCACAGGTCGCGCTTGATGTCGCCCAGGCGCGGATAGGCCTGGAAGGGGTTGAGCAGCACCGCCCGGGGGCGGCCCGTAATCAGCCATACGCCATACTGCACGTCGTAGCCGGCGGCGCGCATGCGGCGCACGGCCCGGGCAAACGGGTCGCGGGCGGCGGCCAGCTGCGTTTCCGATAATGGCTCGAACTCGGCCTGGGCCTGATTGGCAAAATAAGGCCCCAGCAGACAGTAGCGGTCCTGCCAGCCCTGCACCGTAGCAGGTACTTTGGAGCGAATAACGGTGTAAATGCCACCTACCTGATTACAGACTTCCCAGGCTACTTCAACTAAAAGGGCTTCGGGCGCAACTATATCGGGGGTAGAATGAGGCACTTGCACAGAATAAGGAAGAGAAGGTGGTGAGGAGCAGCGAAAGGTAAGCGGGATACGGCACTTCCGACTGGAATTAGCAGAAAAAAAATGGCCCCACCGTTACGGTGGGGTATTTTTTTGCCAACAAAGAAGTAGTACGACCCACGCGGCCTTTTACGGTTCCTGGGAGATAATCAGCACGGAGTAGGGACCCAGGCCAAACGTGGCGTGCTGGGGGAAGCCGTCGTACTCGCCTTCCTCCGTTAGCGTATCCAGGCTTTCAAAGTTGCCGAACTCCTGGTCGTAGCCCTGCCAGTCACTGTTGAAGCGCACGCGCCAGTGGCCGGACGCCGGCAGCCCAATGGTGTAGGACTCCTGGGTGCGGTCGGCGAAGTTGCAGAGCACCACGGTGGTGTCGCCGGGGCCCCCGTCACCATCGGACCAGCGCCGGAAAGCCACGGTTTTATCCTCGTTGTTGATGTGAAAAACCTCGAGGTGCTGGCCCGTGAGGCCGCGCGTGTGGCCCTCCAGGTTGCGCCGCAGCCGGATCAGGTCGCGGTACAGGTGCACCAGCCCGCGCATCTCCTCGGCCCGCTGCCAGTCCAGCGGCAGGTCATCGGAGAAGAAGCCATCAGCCAGAAACTCCTGTCCCTGAAAAATCATGGGTACGCCCGGCGAGGTGAAGACCAGCGCCGCGCCCAGGGTAGCCCGCTTCTTGGGAAACCAGGTGTGCGCTTCGCCCGGCATAATCTCCTCCGGCACCCGCGACTTCCCGTTGGCTACCTCGTCGTGCGACTCCGTGTAAATAACCCGTTGAAAGGCCTCACCATTATATTGGTTGCTGATGGCGGCCGCTACCACCTCCATGTTCCGGTCATCATCGGAGTAGGCGGTCAGCGTTTCGCGGATGGGGTATACAAAGCCGGCATCCCACTGGGCGGAAAAGCCCTGGCCATCCTCCTCCGGGGCGCGGGTGATGTACTCGTTGCCCAGTAGATCCTCGGCAATGGTGATTTTCCAGGGCATCTTCTCCCGGATTTCCTCATTAATCCAGCGCATCAGGCTCCAGCCATCGGGCAGGTCGTCGGTGGGGTTGGTGGTGCCGCGCACGTTGCGGATGTGGGCAATGGCGTCGCAGCGGAGGCCATCTACCTGGAAGTCCTCCAGCCACATGAGGGCATTGTCGCGGATGTACTGGCGCACTTCCGGGCGGCCGTAGTCGGGGCGGTTGTGGCCCCAGGGTGTTTCGGCGCGCCAGTCGTTGTAGAAGTAGATACCGCCGCCGTCGTTTTCCTGCCAGCCATCAAACTGCCACAAATCCAGGTCGCCGGGGCCGAAGTGGTTGTATACCACGTCCAGAATAATAGCAATGCCATACTCGTGGGCGCGCTTCACCAGCTCCTTAAAGGCTTTGGGCCCACCGTAGTCGGTTTCCAGGGCAAAGGGGTGCGAGGGGTTGTAGCCCCAGGAACGGCCGCCGGGAAACTCCGTGGGCGGCATTATTTCAATGGCATTGATTCCCAGGTCCCGCAGGTATTCCAACCGCTCAATGACATCGAGAAAAGTGCCGGGCTGGCCTTCGGTGGTGGAGTGGAAGGTGCCCACGTGCAGCTCGTAGATAACCAGCGTATTCCAGGCGGGCATCTCAAATTGGTGGTCGCCCCAGTCAAAGTCTACATGCGGCACCACGGAGTTGCCGGCGGAGTGGGTGACTTCCCGGGCATAGGGGTCGTTGCGGGTAAACTCGCCGGTGGGCGTTTTCAGCCAGAACCTGTATTCAGCGCCTACGGCCACGCCCGGCACGTCAATAGCCCAATACCCGCCTTCCTCAGCCGTAAGGGGGTGTTTCTTAGGATTCCAATCGTTAAAGTCGCCTACTACGGAAACCGCTTCGGCGTGGGGTGCCCACACCCGGAAGGTGGTGCCTTGGGCATGCGGAATGGCGCCCATGCCAGCTTGCAGCGTGGTGGGGGCAGAGATGGTTTCGATTTCAAGCATGCTTGTAGAAGAAAATCAGCACAAAAGCTCAACAGCTGCTGCTTTTACTGTTTGTATAGGCGTTAGGTTATATTTTAGAGATAGAATGTTGATGGTAAGCCAGATAGTAATGCTACTGATTAGCTTATTCGGGCCCCAAAAACCTGGAAGAAGACCCATAGATTGCCCAACCGGTAATAATTACGTGGGGTATTGCCGGAACACTGCCCGGGTAGTTGCGTAGCTTTGCGGGTACTTTTCTGCTTTACCTTTTGTGTTGCTGCCGTGGCTCGTCCTGTTCCTGTAGTTTTTGGCCTGTATTCCTGGACGCCCGACTATGGCCTCCGCTACATTCATCCGGCCAACCGCCGCTCCTTTGAGTGGCTGGAGCCGCTGGGCAAAGTGTTTGAGAAAATTGGCGAAAACGACGAATGGATGCTGCTGCGCTACGATGAGCAGCAGTTTAAGGTAAGCCCCGAGCTGTTTAAGGAACTCTACGAGAAGCCTGCCTTCAGCTTTGGGGATGTGGTGGAAGAAGCCACCCCCGCCCCCGGCAAACCCGCGCACCGCGGCCTGATTTCGGATGTGTACTGGGATGAGAAGAACGATACCGCCCGTTTTCAGATAGTAGAGCGCAAGCGGAAGCTGCCGCGCATTTTTGAGGCTAATGAGCTGCGGTTTGCCTAGGCGCGCACCAGCTACTGACTTTCGCCGCGCTTGAAGACCATTAAAAAACCAAACGCCCCTGCCTTATGCATAAGGCAGGGGCGTTTGGCTAAGCCATCGGAGTTAAAAGCTCATCAAGCAGTGCGCTTATATGCCCACGGCAATGCCCGTGATAATGGCAACCACCGCCAGCAGCAGCAGCAGCAGATAAAGCGGCAGCACAAACTTCCACCACTGATCAAACCGCACCCCGCAGGCCGTTACGATGGCCACCAGAGCGCCATTGGTGGGGGTAACAATTTCGCAGAGGCCGGCGCCGTACTGGTAAGCCAGCACCGTAACCTGCCGGGAAAGACCGATGAGGTCGGAGAGGGGCACGAGCAGAGGCATGGTGAGCACAGCCTGCCCGCTTACGCTGGGCACCGGCAGGTGCAGGGCCGTGTGCACGCCCACCATACCCAATGCTGAAAGCGTCACCGGCAGCCCGGCCAGTGGCGCAGATAGGCCATTCACGATGGTATCAACAATCTGCCCCTGCTCCAGTACCACAAAAATGGCGCGGGCAAAGCCGATGAGTAGGGCGGAAAAGGCAATATCCCGGAAGCCATCAATAAAGCCGGAAGCGGTGCCCGTAAGGCCCAGGCCGCCCACCAGGCCGGCGGCTACGCCCAGCCCGAAGAACAGCGCGGCCATCTGATCAAAATCCCACTCCAGCTTCAGCACCCCGTAGGCAAAGAAGGCAAAAGTGAGAAACAGCAGCAGGAGTACCAGGCCATGCCGACCTACGCCTGCGGCCTCGCCGGGAACCTCATCTACCTCCGGGGCTATGCGGTGGCGCATGGCAAAGCGCACGGTGCCGCCAATCCAGATAGCCAAAGCCAGGGCCAGGAAAATCATGCGGAAACCCCCGCCGGAAAGCAGGGGCAACTGGGCCAGCTTCTGGGCAATGCCTACCTGAAACGGGTTGAGGGGGCTGAAAGCGGCCCCTACGGCCGCTGAGCCAATGCTGACGGCCGCCGCTATAATAGGGGGGTAGCCAATGCGCCGCATCAGAATGAGCAGCACCGGAATGAGGGGCACAATTTCCTCCTGCATGTTTTCCAGTGCGCCCATGGTGGCAAACAGCACGCAGATAATGGGGATAACCACAGCCTCGCGGCCCCGGAATTTATCCAGCAGCCAGTCTACGCCGCGGCGCAGGGCCCCGGTCTGGTCTACCACCGTGAAGGCGCCGCCCGCCAGAAACACCAGAAAAATAACGGAAGCGGCTTCCGTCATGCCTTTCGGGATATCCACAATGGCCTGCAGCGGATTCACCGGCGAGGCAGGCACCCGGTGGTAGGAGCCGGGCACCACCACGTCGCGGCCGGTGGCGGCATCGGGGTGGCGCTCAAATACGCCGGCCGGCAAGAGGTAGGTGAGCAGGGTAGCAAGCAGGATAAACCCAACCAGCAACACCAGCGGGTGCGGAAAGCGAATGGTTTTCATGCCGTGAAAGTAGCACGGCGAAATGGTTCTGCCGCCGGGCTTGGGCCAGGTAACTGCCCGCAACTTTGTATCTTCGGCAAAGACCCCGTGCTGATGTGATGTATCTCGCTGCTTTCAAACAACTACCCATGGGCCAGCAAACGGAGCGCCTGCTGCAGGCGGGCCACCACCTGGCCGACCGCGCCGAATACGGCTGCCGGCTGCAGCTATACGCCCTGGGCGACTTTTATGCGGAGATATGGCGGCTGGCCGGCGAGGAGCGGGTGCTGTTTATCAATCTTTTTCAAAACCCGGCCCAACTGCACCCCTGGCTGGAGGCCGTGCAGCTGCCGGAAGTATAGAAAGTAAAAAGCCGCTCCTGAGATGCAGAAGCGGCTTTTTTATACTTGGGTGTGTTGTTCTAAGCTTTGCAGCAGGGCTTCAATCTTGTCGGAATAAGCGTTTATTTTCTCCAGGCCGGCGCGGGCTTCCTCTATGTGCCCCCGCTTGTATTGGGTGGAAAGCTCGTAGCCGGTATCCAGCATTTGCTGGATGGTGCGCTCAATCTCGCGCACCTCGGGGCGCATGCTGTAGCGGGGTTTTACCACGGTGCGCAGCCACTCCCCCAGGGGGTTCTGGTACAGGGAAAACAGGGCATCATCCGCCTCGCGCACCCCGTAAAGCACGGAGCGCAGCCTCGACTTAAAGAGTACCTGTTTAATCCTGGCTTGCTGAAAATCCAGGCGGTTTATGTCCATGATGGCGCGGGTAACTGTCGGAAAGCAATAGGGAAATCCATTTTACCGGACAGTGGAATCAGGACGCTCCAGGGCCTGGCGGGCCAGCACCAGCTCGGTTACATCAAAGGCAAATACCGTGATACCGGCTTTTTCTGCGCCCTCCATGAAAAGCTGATAAGTAAAGTTGAGGTAGCTGCGCTGCAGCTGCCCGCTGCCGTCCCGGTCCAGCATAATATCCAGCTCGTTGCCGACAAAGGCTTCGCCGGTGTTGTAGACATTGTCGAGCAGGCTAATGAACCCTTGCTCTATTACTTCGGGCAGTACTTCAGCTACCGATTTGCCAATCAGCTGGCGGTGCGGGAACAGCTTCTGGTACTCCGGGTTCACGAACTCGAAGCGGTGCTCCGGCCCGCGCAGAATGCAGATCATGGCCGGGGTCTGCATAAACAAGTTGTAGAACGTCTCGCGCTGGGTTTCGGCCAGCTGATAGGCCTGGTAGGCCTGGTCGGAGAGTAGGGCCTGCTGCTCGTTGGTTTCCAGCAGCTCCTGTACCATTTGCTTCTGGTCGTGAATATCGGTGCCGCCGCCTACCCACATGGTAATTTCGTGGCGGGCATTGTAATGGGGCATAGCACGCATGAGTACCCAGCGGTACTGGCCATCGTGGCGGCGCAGGCGGTATTCTACCTGGTAGGGCTGACCAGTAGCTACGCTCTCATTCCACTGCTGCTGTACCCGGGCCTGGTCATCGGGGTGAATGTTATGAATCCACTGGCCATGCAGCTCCGCTTCCAAGGGCCGACCGGTAAACTGCAGCCAGCGGGAGCTGAAAAAGTCCCGCTCCCCCGTGGGCAGGGCCGTCCAGACCAGAATAGGCAAGGATTCCAGGATAAAGCGGTTGCGCTCCTGCTGCTCAGCCAGCTCCTGCTGCACCAGCTCGGCGCGGAGCTGGGCGTGGTGCTGCTCAGTTACGTCCTGGGTGCGCTGCAGAATAAACTGCAGTCTGCCTTCGGCATCCAGAATAGGGTAGTGCGTGGCCTGCCAGTAGAGCTCCTCCAAGCCGCCGCCCTGCTCCTCGGGGCGCTGCAGATCGTAGCGGATGAGCGGCATGACATGGGGCTCCAGATGCTGCCGCACATGCGCATGAGATTCCCGGATTACGGCTGCCGATTTCTCGTCCGTGGCCGGATAGGCCTCGAAAAAGGGCTTCCCTATCACCTCTTCCCGCTTTTTCAACGATACCGCTTCGTGGTTATCGGTGTTGTCAATGATAGTTGCGTCAGCATTGGGGGCAATGAGCAGGAAGTTCTCCGGCAGGGCGTGAAACAACTCCTGATAATTGACGGGAAAAGCAGAAACAGGCATAACAGTAGTAAAAACAGATTCAAGCGCTCCTCAAAACTAACGCGCAAGCAGGCAAAGCTACAACCTGGCTAAGCCTGGTGAAAGCGTATTCCCAAAAACAATGTAGCTACACAGCTACTACGCCTGGCCGGCCAGGCGTAGCATATGAATATGCGGAATGCCGTCTTCCAGGTACCCTTCGCCCACCTGCCGGAAACCAAAGCCCTCATAAAATTCCTGCAGATAACTCTGTGCCCCAATCTGAATGGGCTGCCCGCCCACCAGCGCATCAACGGCGGCAATAGCTTGGCGTAGTAGCTCGCGGCCCAGCCCAAAGCGCCGGGAGCGCGGGCTGACCACCACCCGCCCAATGCTGGCCTCGGGGTAGCTGATGCCCGGCCCGAACAGGCGGGCGTAGGCGGCCAGCTCGCCGGCCGGCGTGTAGCCCAGCAAGTGCCAGGCGGCCTGGTCCTGCCCGTCTATGTCCTGAAACGCACACGTCTGCTCCACCACAAACACCTCGCTGCGCAGCTGTAGCAGGGCATAGAGTTCGGCCAGGGTAAGTTCGGCAAAGGGTTTGGTGGTCCAGGTAAGGGTCATGGGAAAGCAGGTGAAGTACGCGGCAAAGGTAGGGGTGAGGCGGTTTGCAGCCTGCCGGAGGATTGCCGTAGTTTGAGGGCCGGGGCAAGCCAGGTATTAATGGCTTGGTAAAACCCGATTAGCTATAACATGAAAAGAATCCTACAGGACCACAGCTTTCAGCTCTCTATTATTCTGACGCTGATTTTTATGGGAACCGGAGTCGGGTTTTTATTTATGGGGCTTACCAATTACAGCTGGATACTGTTTGTGCTGCTGCCTATTGTGCTGGGTATTTCGATTGGTGCCATGCCGAATGGAAAATATACGTTTTGGGGTGCGGTTTTCGCGGCCGTTATTTTCCTGATGGCCATGTATATTCCGGGGCTCTCGGGCCTGCTATGCATTATTATGACGCTGCCGATTCTTATTCCGCTTATTTTCCTGGGATACGTTGTTGCGCATCTACTAAAGAAATATAAAGCGCTAAAATCAACCACTAATCTGCCGGTATTGCTGTTGCCGTTGCTGCCTTTTATGGTTGGCGCGCCGGTAGAATATTTTATGCATCCTCACCAACAGGAAATTGTGGAGGTGCGCACGGAGCAGGTGTATCCTTATACCCCCGAGCAGGTGTATGACGCCATAAAATCAGTGGATACGCTGGTGGCGGAAAAGCCTTTTCTGATGCAGTTTGATTTGCCCATTCCGGTAAAATGTGTCCTGGAAAAAGAAGCAGTAGGTGGCTTGCGCACCTGCTATTTTAAAGCCGGCAGCATGAGCAATGCCGATTTCGGTGGCGGAACCATTGTGGAGAAAATCACCCAGCTAGAAAAAGCAAAACTGCTGCGAATGGATGTGATTGACTACAATATGGTTGGCCGGAATTGGATTGGTTTTAAAGAAGCAATTTATTACTTCGATAAGGTTGGCAAGAATAGCTGCAAGCTCACGCGTGTTACAACATACACCTCCGAATTAACACCCAGATTTTATTGGGAGCCCTTGGAGAAATTAGGCATTGAGCAGGAACACGCCTATGTGCTCGATAATCTGGCCAATGATCTGAAGCGGAATTACGGTCAGCAAAAGGGCCGGGAATAACAGCGGAAGGAAGAGCAGGCAGAGTAGATTCCATTTCTTTTCCAACACAGCATCCCGCTTGCTCCGGCAAACCCACGCTTCATCCTACTCATTCTACACTTCAGCAACCTAAAATTTCATCGGCGGTAGCAGCCGGGCACCTTTGGCCCATACTTCTACCGCTACCCGATGAAACGACTGCTACCCCTGCTGCTCCTGCTGGCCGTCACGCTGCAACTGGCCGCCCAAACGCCTACCACGCTCAGTGGCACCGTGCATGACAACGCCGGCCACCCGCTGCCCGGCGTGAATGTGTTTCTCAAAACCACCTTCGATGGAGCCAGCACCGATTCGCTGGGCCGCTTCCGCTTCAGCACCCGCCAGACTGGCTCCTTGCCGCTGGTAGCCACGCTGCTGGGATATCAGCTGCAGGAGCAGGTGGTCACGCTGAACGGCAGCCCCCGGCAGCTGGCCCTGGTGCTCAAGCCCGTGCGCAACCAGCTCGGCGACGTGGTTATCACCTCCGGTACTTTCGACGCCAGTGATGACAAGCGTAAAACGGTGTTTTCGGCGCGGGATGTAGTCACCACGGCCGGCGCCTCGGCCGATGTGGCGGGCGCTTTTAATACCATGCCCGGCACCACGCGCAACGGGGAAGAGGGCAAGCTGTTTGTGCGCGGCGGCGCGGCCGGCGAAACTCGCCAGTACCTGGATGGCGTGCCGCTGCAAAGTCCCTACAATGCGGCTGTTTCAGGCATGCCGGCCCGGGGGCGTTTCTCACCCATGCTTTTCAAAGGCATGGCTTTCAGCACCGGCGGCTACTCGGCGGAGTACGGGCAGGCATTGTCGGCGGTGGTAGCGCTGAACTCCGAGGACCTGGCGCCGGAAACGCAGACGGGTATTTCGCTCTTTTCATTGGGTGGGGTGAGCCTGTCGCATCAGCAGCGCTTCGAGCGGTCCTCGGTAGCCGTTACCGGCGACTACATGAACATGCGGCCCTATTTTGGGCTGGTGCCCCAGCGCATGCTCCGGACTTATGAGTCGGGTGGGGGCTCGGTAGCTTTGCGGCAGAAAACCGGCAGTATGGGCATCCTGAAGGCCTACGGAGCTTTCACCAAACAGCACATTGAAGCCCTGCAGCCCGATGCCGAATGGGAGGGAGGCCGCCCCGTAGGGCTGCGCGCCGGCAACGCTTACATGAACACCACGTTCCGCAGCGCGGTGGTGCGGGGCTGGTCGGTGCAAACCGGCGTGGCCGCCACCCGCGACCAGCAAACTGCTCGCGTAGCTACGCAGGAAGCGGCCGGCCAGGAAATGCGTGAGCTGGAGCAGTCGGTGGTCAGCCGGCTGGTGCTCACCAACGACTCGGCCAGTGCCTACTGGAACCTGAAGCTGGGCATGGAAGGTCTGCTACAGCATAATGAGCAGCGCTACCTGGCGGCTCAGCGGGATACTGCCTTTCAGGTGCAGGAGCAGCGCGCCGCGGGCTTCGCCGAGTCGGATATTGCCTTTAGTAACCGGCTGGTGGGGCGCGTGGGAGGCCGGGTGGAGTACTCAGGGGTTCTGCACCGCTGGAATGCCGCGCCGCGCCTGGCCCTGGCGTATCAGCTGAATGAAAAAACGCAGCTTTCGGGAGCGTTTGGCTATTTCTACCAGAACCCGGCTACTGATTTGCTGTTGCGGGCCGCCCAGCCAGGCCAACTCCGCTTTGAGCGCGCCCGCCACTGGCAGCTTACCTATTTCCGCAGCTATGCCAACCGCACGCTGCGCGTGGAGGCCTACGCCAAAGCCTACGCCCAGCTGGTGCGCTACAACCCCAGCGCCACCCCCAACCCACTCACGCCCTTCGACCCGG carries:
- a CDS encoding alpha-amylase family glycosyl hydrolase, giving the protein MLEIETISAPTTLQAGMGAIPHAQGTTFRVWAPHAEAVSVVGDFNDWNPKKHPLTAEEGGYWAIDVPGVAVGAEYRFWLKTPTGEFTRNDPYAREVTHSAGNSVVPHVDFDWGDHQFEMPAWNTLVIYELHVGTFHSTTEGQPGTFLDVIERLEYLRDLGINAIEIMPPTEFPGGRSWGYNPSHPFALETDYGGPKAFKELVKRAHEYGIAIILDVVYNHFGPGDLDLWQFDGWQENDGGGIYFYNDWRAETPWGHNRPDYGRPEVRQYIRDNALMWLEDFQVDGLRCDAIAHIRNVRGTTNPTDDLPDGWSLMRWINEEIREKMPWKITIAEDLLGNEYITRAPEEDGQGFSAQWDAGFVYPIRETLTAYSDDDRNMEVVAAAISNQYNGEAFQRVIYTESHDEVANGKSRVPEEIMPGEAHTWFPKKRATLGAALVFTSPGVPMIFQGQEFLADGFFSDDLPLDWQRAEEMRGLVHLYRDLIRLRRNLEGHTRGLTGQHLEVFHINNEDKTVAFRRWSDGDGGPGDTTVVLCNFADRTQESYTIGLPASGHWRVRFNSDWQGYDQEFGNFESLDTLTEEGEYDGFPQHATFGLGPYSVLIISQEP
- a CDS encoding DUF6960 family protein; its protein translation is MARPVPVVFGLYSWTPDYGLRYIHPANRRSFEWLEPLGKVFEKIGENDEWMLLRYDEQQFKVSPELFKELYEKPAFSFGDVVEEATPAPGKPAHRGLISDVYWDEKNDTARFQIVERKRKLPRIFEANELRFA
- a CDS encoding YfcC family protein, with amino-acid sequence MKTIRFPHPLVLLVGFILLATLLTYLLPAGVFERHPDAATGRDVVVPGSYHRVPASPVNPLQAIVDIPKGMTEAASVIFLVFLAGGAFTVVDQTGALRRGVDWLLDKFRGREAVVIPIICVLFATMGALENMQEEIVPLIPVLLILMRRIGYPPIIAAAVSIGSAAVGAAFSPLNPFQVGIAQKLAQLPLLSGGGFRMIFLALALAIWIGGTVRFAMRHRIAPEVDEVPGEAAGVGRHGLVLLLLFLTFAFFAYGVLKLEWDFDQMAALFFGLGVAAGLVGGLGLTGTASGFIDGFRDIAFSALLIGFARAIFVVLEQGQIVDTIVNGLSAPLAGLPVTLSALGMVGVHTALHLPVPSVSGQAVLTMPLLVPLSDLIGLSRQVTVLAYQYGAGLCEIVTPTNGALVAIVTACGVRFDQWWKFVLPLYLLLLLLAVVAIITGIAVGI
- a CDS encoding PAS domain-containing protein produces the protein MPVSAFPVNYQELFHALPENFLLIAPNADATIIDNTDNHEAVSLKKREEVIGKPFFEAYPATDEKSAAVIRESHAHVRQHLEPHVMPLIRYDLQRPEEQGGGLEELYWQATHYPILDAEGRLQFILQRTQDVTEQHHAQLRAELVQQELAEQQERNRFILESLPILVWTALPTGERDFFSSRWLQFTGRPLEAELHGQWIHNIHPDDQARVQQQWNESVATGQPYQVEYRLRRHDGQYRWVLMRAMPHYNARHEITMWVGGGTDIHDQKQMVQELLETNEQQALLSDQAYQAYQLAETQRETFYNLFMQTPAMICILRGPEHRFEFVNPEYQKLFPHRQLIGKSVAEVLPEVIEQGFISLLDNVYNTGEAFVGNELDIMLDRDGSGQLQRSYLNFTYQLFMEGAEKAGITVFAFDVTELVLARQALERPDSTVR
- a CDS encoding GNAT family N-acetyltransferase; this encodes MTLTWTTKPFAELTLAELYALLQLRSEVFVVEQTCAFQDIDGQDQAAWHLLGYTPAGELAAYARLFGPGISYPEASIGRVVVSPRSRRFGLGRELLRQAIAAVDALVGGQPIQIGAQSYLQEFYEGFGFRQVGEGYLEDGIPHIHMLRLAGQA
- a CDS encoding polyketide cyclase, whose product is MLLPIVLGISIGAMPNGKYTFWGAVFAAVIFLMAMYIPGLSGLLCIIMTLPILIPLIFLGYVVAHLLKKYKALKSTTNLPVLLLPLLPFMVGAPVEYFMHPHQQEIVEVRTEQVYPYTPEQVYDAIKSVDTLVAEKPFLMQFDLPIPVKCVLEKEAVGGLRTCYFKAGSMSNADFGGGTIVEKITQLEKAKLLRMDVIDYNMVGRNWIGFKEAIYYFDKVGKNSCKLTRVTTYTSELTPRFYWEPLEKLGIEQEHAYVLDNLANDLKRNYGQQKGRE
- a CDS encoding TonB-dependent receptor — protein: MKRLLPLLLLLAVTLQLAAQTPTTLSGTVHDNAGHPLPGVNVFLKTTFDGASTDSLGRFRFSTRQTGSLPLVATLLGYQLQEQVVTLNGSPRQLALVLKPVRNQLGDVVITSGTFDASDDKRKTVFSARDVVTTAGASADVAGAFNTMPGTTRNGEEGKLFVRGGAAGETRQYLDGVPLQSPYNAAVSGMPARGRFSPMLFKGMAFSTGGYSAEYGQALSAVVALNSEDLAPETQTGISLFSLGGVSLSHQQRFERSSVAVTGDYMNMRPYFGLVPQRMLRTYESGGGSVALRQKTGSMGILKAYGAFTKQHIEALQPDAEWEGGRPVGLRAGNAYMNTTFRSAVVRGWSVQTGVAATRDQQTARVATQEAAGQEMRELEQSVVSRLVLTNDSASAYWNLKLGMEGLLQHNEQRYLAAQRDTAFQVQEQRAAGFAESDIAFSNRLVGRVGGRVEYSGVLHRWNAAPRLALAYQLNEKTQLSGAFGYFYQNPATDLLLRAAQPGQLRFERARHWQLTYFRSYANRTLRVEAYAKAYAQLVRYNPSATPNPLTPFDPATYRSTGTGYARGLDVLWRDKKSIKNGDYWISYGFLDTRRQQRQDPVLAVPTFAARHNLSLVGKYWLSKAHTLVGATYTYNSPRAYFNPNSPEGYNQGRLPSFQDFSLNASYVTTLWKNFTIVHVSCTNVLGRQNVYGYRYASTKDASGQYASVAVMPSAPRMVFVALLISINKKRPANTDEAPE